Sequence from the Sphingobacteriaceae bacterium GW460-11-11-14-LB5 genome:
GCGTTAAAAGGTATTTGTTTTTATAGGTATAATTGAAGCGGGCCAGGTATGAGAAAATGGCATATTTTGTTTCGCCCGATCCAATTTTGAATGTTGCCTGGCTCCCTGCCCCCAAATTATTATACAATAAAGGATCTGCATAATATTTTTGCCCTTCGGCATTGAATCTCTCTAATGATTCTGTTTGATAAGAGGTACCAATTACTGCGTTAAAATTATGGTCAGTACCAAAATCTTTATTGTAATTTAATGTATTTTCATTTAATACCATAATGGTATTGGCGGCATCAACATTTGCCATACCTGCATTCCCTGAATTTACCCTTGATGGCAATGAACTCGGTAAGTACCTGTTGACTTTATTAAAAGTCATCTGAGAGCCAAAGGTAGATTTGAATGTTAAACCTTTAATCAGCTCCCAGTCTAAAGTTAGATTCCCTGTGAAGTAGCTGTTAATAGTACGGTTATAAGGCACAGTCCCCTGTGCTACCGGGTTATCATAATAAAGTGGATCGTTAGGCTTTTGGCTTGTAAAAGATCCATCAGGGTTATAAACAGCTGCTATTGGAGAGTAGGCTGTAGCCGAACTTTGACTTGGTCCACCGAGGCTTACGGTATTGTTTCGGGTAACTGTTCGGCCAACATTAATCATTGCGCCTACTGTGACATTATCCCGGAGTTGTTTTGATAAATTGGTGCGAAACTGGTAGCGACTGAAACCGGAATTGAGAATAATCCCTTCCTGGTTATTGTAATTACCTGAAAGGAAATAGTTAAATCCTTTACTTCCGCCAGATGCACCAAGTGTATAATTACTCATTGGTGCTGTTCTTGTAATTTCCCTCTGCCAGTTTGTACCAACGCCTAACGATTGAGGGTTGGGATATAAAATAGGCGTGCCATTTAATACTGCAGCCTCATTAGCCAGTTCGGCATATTGGGTTGCATTTAACATGGCAATCTCTTTTGGCAATTGTTGTACTCCGGTGTAGGCCTCAAAATTGATATTATCAGATCCTGCTGCGCCCTTCTTAGTTGTAATAATGACTACACCATTTGAACCTCTGGCACCATATATTGCGGTTGAAGAGGCATCTTTCAATATACTCATCGAGGCGATATCTTGAGGGTTAACTGCATTGATATCTGCCCCGATTAATCCATCAATAACATACAGTGGCTCGTTTGTACCATTTATCGAATTTCCGCCACGAATACGGATAGATGCTCCAGAGCCTGGTGCACCATTGGTAGAGGTAACCTGTACACCGGCAGCTTTACCTTGCAACATCTGATCTACACGGTTGATCGGTAGATTTTCTATCGCCTTTTTATCTATAGTAGAAACTGCGCCAGTTAAGTCCTTCTTCTTAGTTATACCATATCCTACTACCACCACATCGTTTAAGTTATCAGATTTAGGCAAGAGTTTAATAGCCATATCAGCTTTCTGGTCGGCCTTTATTTCTTGGGTAGCATACCCAATGTAAGATATAACGAGTATGGCATCTTCTGGAACATTTTTAAGTATAAATTCTCCATCGCTGCCTGAGGTGGTGCCAATGGAACCATTTTTAACCTTTATGGTCACACCAGGCAAGGTATTGCCTTTTTCGTCGAGAATCTTTCCTTTAACGTCTCCCGGGGGAACAAGCAATTCTGTTTTTAACAAAATAGGCTTTCTTCTTATAATAACAGACTTATTTTTTACCGTGAATGTTAAGGGTTGATCATCAAAAACATGATGCAAAACCTTTTCGAGTGGTTCATTTGTACAATTAATGTTGACCGTCTTCGATTCACTGAGCATTTCTTCTGTACATAAAAAAGTATAGCCCGTTTGCTTTTGAATTTCTTTAAAAAAGATACTGAGCGCCATATCAGACGCTTTGATGGTTAGTTTTTGAGCTTTTACCGAAGCACTGACCTGCATTAAAACGGTAAATAGAAAAATAACTGTGAGTTTCATAACCAGTAATATTTTCTTTTTAGGACCATGGTGGCGCCATAACATTTTAGAATGATATTTCATACATTTGGTTGTTTTGGTTTAATTAGAATCTTTGATATGGAAATAATATTTAAGAGGTAAGCCATAACATTTATCGGGGGTGCCGCAAACACTCCCGATTCTTATCAGACAAACCTTAAATGGCTTTAAGGCATCACGATAATCCTCCTTCCTTCAACTTTAAAATGAACCAGATCTGTTAGCTCGAGCATATCGAGAACTTTATTGATGTCCTCATCGCGTGAAATGGTCCCCATAAATCTTTCTTTCGAAGTTCTACCAGTATAAACCACATCTACGTTATACCAGCGGCTAATCCTTTTCATTATTGTTTCAATCCTTTCGTTATCGAATACAAACAATCCTTTTTTCCAGCCAATGGCAGCTTCGGCATCTACAGTTTTTACTTCAATGGCTGATCCCTTCACTGCGGCCTGCTGGCCCGGCTTAAGAAATAAAGAGTGATAATCCAGTGCAATCACTTTAACACTTCCTTCCAACAGGGTTGTTTTTGTTTTATTATCTTCAGGGTAGGCACTTATATTAAAGTGTGTTCCAAAAACATTGATCTCTAATTTATTTGCAGACACTTTAAACATCCTCTTCTTGTCTTTTGCAACTTCAAAATAGCCCTCACCCACCAGTTCTACCTTTCGTTCACGATCCCCAAATCTGACAGGAAACTTTAAAGAAGATGCCGCATTAAGCCAAACTTTGGAACCATCAGGCAGTTGAAGCTGATATTGCCCTCCTGGCGGAGTCTGAATGGTATTAAATGAGGCTTCACCTATTGCCGGGTTATCATTTATAACATGAGTAAATTCATAAATCAATTCGCCCTTGGCGGTTTTGGTAACCTTGATGCCCGACTGCATGGCAATTTGTCCTGTACCCACATCTGCTAATATTATTTTTTTACCATCAGCAAGTGTAAGCACTGCTGTATTAGTACCTGGCCTTATTTCATGCATTGCACTTCCACCGTTGGCATGTTTTGGATATTTTTTTGGTGTAAGGAAATAAAAATAACTACCAAAACAAACCACAATCAGAATTGCTGCAACACGGCCAAGCCAGAATTTGTCCTTCCAGTGCGTTTTTCTGTTTGCAGATAAGTTGTTCCATACCTTTTTCCTTGCAGCCTCTATTTGCTTCGCCGAAGGCATATCTTTTTCATCTGCTAAATGCAGATACCAGCTTTCTACAATGGCGCATTCTTCCTGACTGGCTTTCCCTTCAAGATATTTCTCCAAAAGTGCTTCTACCTCTGATTTCATAATAAATAGATTTATCACCTATATCATAAGACTCCCGATAGGAGGCTATAGGGTACTGTAAGAAAAAATAAATCTTAACGGTGAATGAGAAGGAGCAGATAGGCAACAATCCCAATCCGCGATCGGAGGATCCTTAATGACTTTTTCACTTGCGTGCGTACGGTATGCTCAGAAGTACCGAGTTGATCTGCAATTTCCTTGTGGCTCATTCCATCAGTCCTGCTCATTACAAATACCTTCTTCATTTGAGGAGGAAGAGCATCAATTTCTCTTTCAATTAACGCAGCTAGCTCGCGTTCCCTCACCTGGGCATCGGTAACAAATTCTCCTTTATTAATAAAATCTTTTAAAGATTCTAGGTAAATATTTTTGCGGTCTGAACGTACTTTTAAGGTAAATATTCTATTCCTGATGGCTGCAAAGAGATAGGCAGAGAGATTCGAAATTTCCAGCTCGTTTCTTTTCGTCCATAAAAATTCAAAAAGATCGTGCACAATATCAATGGCATCTTCATCCGTTCCTATTTTTTTATAGGCATGAACATAAAGTGGCCTGAAAAAGCGGCTATAAATTTGGGCAAAAGCATTCTGATCCCCATTTTTAAGGAGTATTATCAATTCGTTATCAAGAAGCGAATCATTAGCTTTCATTGTTTTACAGTCGATCTTACTCAACACCTATCTTTCTTATAACAATAATTTGCAATTCATAATTTTGTTCACTCTTTGAAATCTAAATGTAGCCTATCAACATCTTAGAACATTAAAACGTCAAATATCAAATATATCGTAATTTGTTTAGGTAAAAAATAATGTCCCTTTATAGTTATATCTAATTTATCGGGACCGTTTAAATCGTATCACACAGTTACACCGCCATCTTAGTGAGTAAAGCTTTTTAGTAAATAATACTAGATTTGGTGTCAAAGTTAGATGCTCCATGAAATTTTCACCCTTATATGCAATTATCTTATCTTAATTATGTTTAGCATATCCGCTAAAATTGGCTTCAATGCCTTTGCCCAGGCCTTGTAGCCGTCTGCCTGTAAATGAATACCATCGCTTCCATATTTCGTGGGATCTAAATCGCCATTTGGCAATAAAAACGGAGAGGCGATTGATTGGTAAGTATAATTTTTATGGGGTAATTTGGCCAGTAATAAATGAACCTTTTCATACTTCGCTCTCCTTTCATCATCTTTTTTTATCCCAACAGGCAAAGGCCCTAATAAAAGCACCTTGGTTGATGGCATATTTTTGCTGGTCCAATCGGTTACTTTGCTAATGGCTGCTACAATTTCTTCCGGGCTATCGCCTGCACTAATGTTGTTCACACCAATCATCACCACCATTACCTTTGGTTTAGCTTTTGCATAATTACCGTTTTGCAAACGCCATAATATATTTTGGCTTCTATCGCCAGAAATACCTGCGCTTTCCCATTTTAAGTTTACAAAAACACTGTCAAAAGCTTTAAAGCCGGGTTTATAGGTTACCGAAGTTCTATGTCCACCGGTGCCCTGTGTAATCGAATTGCCTAAAAAAAGAATATCGAGGTTTTTCTCTGCCAGCAACAAACTATCTATATTTTCATGCTGTGCCCACCAGTCTTTGCCAGGGGTCCAGCCTGCACCCGATCTGTATTCTGAACCTGGAGCCGCAATCGCTGCGAAATTTACCTTCTGGCCAGTGGCCCTTAAAATAAAATCGGTAATAGGTGTAGGATTTGGCAAACTATGCGGATGATGGTTAACATTTGCTTTATGGATTACGGTAATATTGCCCCCGTTTTCACGTACTATTTTTTCAAAAGGTGTGGTATTTTCGGCAATAGGTACCACATCATCCACATCTCCTACCACATGTAACATCGGGAAACCCAGTCTGGCAATTTTTGCAGCGTGATCTAAGGGGCTGTTTTTAAAATTATCGGCCTGTGTTTCTGTAAGGTTATAGTCTTTTTTAAAATCTTCCCAGGGCTCTCTTGCTCCGGCATTTCTTTTTTTGCCCGGCCAGCTTTTTAAATCGAGTACAGGCGCATCTGCATAAATACAAGCTACTTTTTCGGGATTGGCCAGGGCCCAATTATATACGTAAACCCCACCACGACTCATACCTTCTAAAGCTACTTTTTTCGAAAGACCGCATGTTTGCATCAGGTTATAAAACTTATTCCACAAGCCAACGGCTTCGGCATTGCCAAAAAGCTCTGCTACATCGCAGTAAACAATATGAAAACCACGTTCCAGTAAAGAAACATCTGTTTGTGGCTCATGTCCCCAGAAACGGGCACGCCATACCCATAGATGGCCTTTCGCTACCACTTTTGGCTTAACCACCTTACAATCACGCCCGTTAAATTTAAAGCTGGCACATTCAAAGCCATTAAATTCAGTGATATTTTTGTCTTCCTTTATTTTAGAAAAAATGTCGGAATTTTCAGTCCTGTTTTGAGTGATGGTTTCATATAACCTCGATGCAATAATGGAAGCACCAATTGATGCAGGGTGGATTTTATCCGGAAACATACTTTCCTTATCAACAAACAGCGGATGGAGATTAATGATTTCCAGTTTTTCACGATACGCTACATGCTGTATCATTGGGATAATCCGGTTCACCAGAACAGGATCTGAAATGTAAGTGGTATCGGTAGAAAATGCAGCGACAGGCGCAACTAAAATAATGCGTGGTTTAGTTGATAGTTGCCTAAAGCTGTTAATCAGTTCCTTGTACGTATTTTCAAATTCATCATATCTGTTTCTATTTTGCCCTTTACTATCGTTGGTACCTAATTTGATCAGTACGATATTAGGTTCGCTCTTTAAGGCATCGGCGTATGCTTTTGTTTTCCAATAAGGATTGACGGTATTTTTTAACATCGTAGCGCCGCTATGACCGAAGTTCATGACCTCGTATCCACTGCCCAACATATTTTGCAACTGTGCCGGGTAACTGTTTTTTTCGCGGTTGGCAATGCCCATGCCATAGGTGATACTATTGCCTACGCAGGCTATTCGGATTTTTTTCTGGGCAATTGCAGTAAAGCAAATGGTCCACATCAGGATGGTAAAAAAGATGTACTGTTTTTTCATTTTAGTTCATTTGTGGTTTATGGTTAGTGTAATGTTCAGCTTCTCCTTATAGATTAATATTTTTAGTTAAATACTTTTTTAAAAAATTGATATGCATGTTCCATAACTGTCATATTCATATAAAAAACATGACCTTTGCCTTCTTGTATTTCCAATTCTGTTAATATTCCGTTTTCCTGATAGCGTTTGTACATATCTTTTGCCTCATCAACTGAAACTAAGCTATCATCGCTTCCATGAATAAATAAAAACGGGGCATCATCGGGTGTAATGTGTTTATATGGCGAAATCTTTTCAAACCAATCGGGCAAACTTTCTGCTTGTCCCCTTGGCCAGGTTTTCCTTCCGGTCAATGTTGGGGTTGCAAAGCCCGCTGCAGCCTGTATTTTGCTCGAAAACTTTCGGTTATCGCCATCCCCTTCCAGTACAGGATCATTACCCGTGGTGGCTAAAATCCCGGCTAAATGTGCACCTGCCGAGGCACCGCAAGCACCAATTTTATTGGTATCAATATTAAATTTTAGTGCGTTTGCTTTTACCCACCTCACCGCAGCCTTTGCATCGTAAACAGATTGTAAGGGTGTAACTGCATCAATCATCCGGTAGTCGATATTAACAGCCACGTATCCTTTAGCAGCCAGATACCTGGCCTGCGCTTCAAACCAGGCCCGTTTATGCACTGCCCAACCGCCATCATGCACAAAAATTACACATGGGATTGGTTTACTGGCAGCGTTTTTTGGTAAAAACAGATCGAGTTTTTGGCTATAACCATTAGGCGTAGTATAAGCAATATTTCGAATGGCTGTTGAGGCTGGGATTGTTTCGTCCATATTCACCGGACTCTGGTCGGTAATCAGTTCAAAGCCTAGTGTACGGGCTGCCTTTGCAAATTGCCCTGAAAAATCATTTAGAAGATTTTGCGTTTTACAATAATCCAGAAATACCTTTAGCGCTTTATCAGGGCTTTGCACATGAGGGTTCTCAAAATATACATTCTCAATATAAGCCAAACGTGCCCGATAGTAAAGCGGATTTGATTTAACAACGGTCTGCTTTTCGGCTTGTAAAAAATGAGCATAAGGCTCTATTTCTTTTATTTTTTTAAGCAGCGTTTTATGGAGATAGCCAGCATCAGGAACCAATAATACATTGATGATGGGTTTATTTTCTAACTGTACCGTTTGGCTTTGGTATCCTTTAGCGGTAATTTGAAGTATGGCGTTTGAACCAACCTCTAGTTCGTACCTCCCATCGGCATCTGTAATTACTTTTTTGCCTGATTGTTTATCTTTAACCTGCACCCATTGTAATACCTCCCGATTGTCTCTTATGGTGCCTACTAACTTAATAGATTGTGCAAAAGCTGTTAAATGAACAGCAAATAGCCCGCAAGCTATTGTCGCTATAAAACAAAATCTATTCTTCAAATAGTTCTTCATTATTTAAAAATTAGGGTTGAATGCTTGTAGGCCACGCAACAGGTTGCTGATTGGATTTGTAGATTGGCATCGGGGCGTTCCAGTTTTTTAAGCGGGCGCCTAGCAACTGCACAAGCTCTTTTGCTTTTTGTGGCTGAGTGTTCGACAAATCATTGGTTTCACCGATATCATTTTTAAGGTTATATAGTTCGTATTTACTATTGCGAAGGTTATACACCAATTTCCAGTCGCCTTTGCGTATGGCGCTGAAATAATTGATACCCTCCTCTTTTAAGTTTTGCCATTTATTAGGGAAATGCCACACTAGGCTACGCTCATTATCTACGGAGGAAGGATTTTTTAACAGAGGCACGAAACTTTTTCCGTCAATTTTTTGTACGGTTTTATAATCTTTGACTCCTGCCAGTTGCAGGATAGTGGGAAAAAAATCTTCAATAATTACATACTGATTGGTAACCGTTGACGGTTTTACCAGGACTGGATATTTAACAATCATCGGCTCTCTAATGCCTCCTTCATAAACCGAACCTTTGCCTGCTTTTAAGGGCAGATTTTGGGTGTAGGCTGCACCTCCCCGTTCGCCAGCCAGGCTTAATCCACCATTATCGCTTATGAAAATGATAACCGTGTTCTTTTCTATGCCTTTTTTCTTTACGAAATCCAAAACATCACCAAGGCTTTTGTCCATACCTTCTACCAAACTGGCATAGGCAGCTTCGGTGCTGTCTAGTCCGAGTTCTATGTATTTTTGAAAATATCTTTTATCACTTTGTATGGGTGTATGTACTGCATAATGTGCAAAATTTAAATAAAATGGCTGCTTATTGCAGATGGGCGCATCCAGCGTTTTTATCGCCTCTTTGGTTAGCGCTTCGGTTAAGAAGGTTTCAGTACCATAATATTCTTCCATATCGGGTACTGCTCTCAATCCGGCTTTTCCCAACATATTGCCATAATTTTCTTGCGGAAGATAGCTCTGTGGGTTTCCGGCTGCATGGCCGGCTATATTAACCATAAAACCCATATTGTATGGGTTTGCTCCCGGTGTGCCAGTCGAGGCCCAATGTGCTTTGCCTACATGAATAGTAAAATATCCTGCGTTTTTAAGCAGTTGAGGAAAAGGTGTTGCGTATACTGTTTTTACTATACCATCAACAGGACTTAA
This genomic interval carries:
- a CDS encoding sulfatase; the encoded protein is MMKSILTFVALLVINLGNVVAQNQRPNIIIFLVDDMGWQDTSLPFWKEKTPLNQRYHTPNMERMAKEGMKFTNAYAAPVCTPSRTAMLTGLNPAHSGITSWTNPQKDQNTDAKDDQFEPAKWNYNGLSPVDGIVKTVYATPFPQLLKNAGYFTIHVGKAHWASTGTPGANPYNMGFMVNIAGHAAGNPQSYLPQENYGNMLGKAGLRAVPDMEEYYGTETFLTEALTKEAIKTLDAPICNKQPFYLNFAHYAVHTPIQSDKRYFQKYIELGLDSTEAAYASLVEGMDKSLGDVLDFVKKKGIEKNTVIIFISDNGGLSLAGERGGAAYTQNLPLKAGKGSVYEGGIREPMIVKYPVLVKPSTVTNQYVIIEDFFPTILQLAGVKDYKTVQKIDGKSFVPLLKNPSSVDNERSLVWHFPNKWQNLKEEGINYFSAIRKGDWKLVYNLRNSKYELYNLKNDIGETNDLSNTQPQKAKELVQLLGARLKNWNAPMPIYKSNQQPVAWPTSIQP
- a CDS encoding G-D-S-L family lipolytic protein: MKKQYIFFTILMWTICFTAIAQKKIRIACVGNSITYGMGIANREKNSYPAQLQNMLGSGYEVMNFGHSGATMLKNTVNPYWKTKAYADALKSEPNIVLIKLGTNDSKGQNRNRYDEFENTYKELINSFRQLSTKPRIILVAPVAAFSTDTTYISDPVLVNRIIPMIQHVAYREKLEIINLHPLFVDKESMFPDKIHPASIGASIIASRLYETITQNRTENSDIFSKIKEDKNITEFNGFECASFKFNGRDCKVVKPKVVAKGHLWVWRARFWGHEPQTDVSLLERGFHIVYCDVAELFGNAEAVGLWNKFYNLMQTCGLSKKVALEGMSRGGVYVYNWALANPEKVACIYADAPVLDLKSWPGKKRNAGAREPWEDFKKDYNLTETQADNFKNSPLDHAAKIARLGFPMLHVVGDVDDVVPIAENTTPFEKIVRENGGNITVIHKANVNHHPHSLPNPTPITDFILRATGQKVNFAAIAAPGSEYRSGAGWTPGKDWWAQHENIDSLLLAEKNLDILFLGNSITQGTGGHRTSVTYKPGFKAFDSVFVNLKWESAGISGDRSQNILWRLQNGNYAKAKPKVMVVMIGVNNISAGDSPEEIVAAISKVTDWTSKNMPSTKVLLLGPLPVGIKKDDERRAKYEKVHLLLAKLPHKNYTYQSIASPFLLPNGDLDPTKYGSDGIHLQADGYKAWAKALKPILADMLNIIKIR